One genomic segment of Patescibacteria group bacterium includes these proteins:
- a CDS encoding site-specific DNA-methyltransferase produces the protein MKKIEINKVYNIDCIKGMKYIPDDTIDLVVTDPPFAIEFKAKRGNYNRTLSRVLDGYNEIPKEKYYEFTLQWMKEVKRILKDSGSMYVFSGWNNLKDILMAIDEMNLITINHLIWKYQFGVVTKRKFVTSHYHCLYICKNDKERKFFPYSRYEKNEKNQNNGSLHYKDKEDVWTINREYWNGDKKTPTKLPAELIKKILMYSSEKDDIVLDPFLGSGQVPVISKILGRRYMGFETVKEYYEFAKERLEKNLYRIKDDDKNIGEQTLL, from the coding sequence ATGAAAAAAATTGAAATAAATAAAGTTTATAACATAGATTGTATTAAAGGAATGAAGTATATCCCAGACGATACGATTGATTTGGTTGTGACTGACCCGCCATTTGCGATAGAGTTCAAGGCGAAAAGGGGTAACTACAACAGGACACTGTCTCGGGTTTTAGATGGGTATAACGAAATTCCCAAAGAAAAATATTACGAATTTACGCTTCAATGGATGAAAGAGGTTAAAAGAATTTTGAAAGATTCTGGCAGTATGTATGTTTTTTCTGGCTGGAATAATCTTAAGGATATTTTAATGGCGATAGATGAGATGAATCTTATCACTATAAATCATTTAATTTGGAAATATCAATTTGGGGTGGTTACTAAAAGAAAGTTTGTCACATCTCATTATCATTGTTTGTATATTTGTAAAAACGACAAAGAACGAAAGTTTTTCCCATATTCAAGATATGAGAAAAATGAAAAAAATCAAAATAATGGCAGCTTGCATTATAAAGACAAAGAAGATGTTTGGACGATTAACAGAGAATATTGGAATGGAGATAAAAAAACGCCGACTAAATTGCCAGCCGAATTGATAAAAAAAATTCTTATGTATTCAAGCGAAAAGGATGATATTGTTTTGGACCCTTTTTTGGGATCTGGACAGGTGCCTGTGATTAGTAAAATATTAGGACGGCGATATATGGGGTTTGAAACAGTAAAAGAATATTATGAATTTGCGAAAGAAAGATTGGAAAAAAATTTGTATCGCATTAAGGATGATGATAAGAATATTGGAGAACAAACTTTATTATAA